The Citrifermentans bemidjiense Bem genome window below encodes:
- the ribD gene encoding bifunctional diaminohydroxyphosphoribosylaminopyrimidine deaminase/5-amino-6-(5-phosphoribosylamino)uracil reductase RibD: MADLHLKMMRLALAEARKGIGKTAPNPAVGCVIVRNGEVVGTGWHKKAGTPHAEVHALKAAGDKAAGADAYVTLEPCSHFGKTPPCAKALIEARVARVFVAMVDPNPLVSGRGIQMLKDAGIAVEVGLLKEESRELNLPFIKWIQTKLPYVVLKSALTLDGKSATASGDSKWVTSDRARREVHRLRGRLDAIMVGVGTVVKDDPLLTCRVPGGKDPLRVIVDSTLRIPLHAAILGVKSKAETVIATCSCDHAKMEALKAHGVEILTCCESDGRVDLADLFEKLGARGVQSVLLEGGSHLAGAALRAGLIDKCMIFLAPKLVGGAGMGLFAGEGATLMADAIRLEQVRVKRVGVDLLVEGVPVKTKSQNP; this comes from the coding sequence ATGGCCGATCTACACCTTAAAATGATGCGCCTGGCGCTTGCCGAGGCCAGAAAGGGAATCGGCAAGACGGCCCCCAACCCCGCCGTCGGCTGCGTCATCGTCCGTAACGGCGAAGTGGTCGGGACCGGCTGGCACAAAAAGGCGGGGACTCCGCACGCCGAGGTGCATGCCTTGAAGGCGGCCGGCGATAAGGCGGCCGGCGCCGACGCCTACGTTACCCTTGAACCCTGCTCCCACTTCGGCAAGACCCCCCCCTGCGCCAAAGCCCTCATCGAGGCCCGTGTGGCGCGCGTTTTCGTCGCCATGGTCGACCCCAACCCGCTTGTTTCCGGGCGGGGGATCCAGATGCTCAAGGACGCGGGGATAGCAGTCGAAGTAGGCCTTTTGAAAGAGGAGAGCCGCGAGCTGAACCTCCCCTTCATCAAGTGGATCCAGACCAAGCTACCTTACGTGGTGCTTAAGAGCGCCCTCACCCTGGACGGCAAGAGCGCCACGGCAAGCGGCGACTCCAAATGGGTGACCAGCGACCGTGCCCGGCGCGAAGTGCACCGGTTGCGCGGGCGCCTCGACGCCATCATGGTCGGTGTAGGCACCGTGGTGAAGGACGACCCGCTTCTAACCTGCAGGGTTCCCGGCGGCAAAGACCCGCTGCGGGTGATCGTCGACTCGACCCTCAGGATACCGCTGCACGCCGCGATCCTCGGCGTCAAGTCGAAAGCCGAAACCGTCATAGCCACCTGCAGCTGCGACCATGCAAAGATGGAAGCACTCAAGGCCCACGGGGTCGAGATTCTCACCTGCTGCGAGAGCGATGGGCGAGTCGATCTTGCCGACCTCTTCGAAAAGTTGGGTGCGCGCGGCGTGCAGTCCGTGCTGCTCGAAGGTGGGAGTCACTTGGCCGGGGCCGCTCTTCGTGCCGGGCTCATCGACAAGTGCATGATCTTTCTGGCGCCGAAGCTCGTGGGAGGAGCCGGCATGGGGCTCTTCGCAGGGGAGGGGGCGACGCTCATGGCGGACGCCAT
- the nrdR gene encoding transcriptional regulator NrdR: MKCPFCNFSDSKVVDSRPDKGGAAIRRRRECESCGKRFTTHERVEEVLPLVTKRDGRREPFERMKLVNGIQKACEKRPVSVETIEKMVDRLETRLQESGEREIPTTTLGEWIMSELHGVDQVAYVRFASVYRSFKDINEFMEELQDLLKK; the protein is encoded by the coding sequence ATGAAATGTCCCTTCTGCAATTTTTCCGACAGCAAGGTAGTCGACTCCCGCCCGGACAAGGGGGGCGCGGCGATCAGGCGCCGGCGCGAGTGCGAGTCGTGCGGCAAGCGCTTCACCACCCATGAGCGCGTGGAGGAGGTTCTCCCCCTGGTCACCAAGAGGGACGGCAGGCGCGAACCCTTCGAGCGCATGAAGCTCGTCAACGGGATCCAGAAGGCGTGCGAGAAGCGGCCGGTCTCGGTGGAGACCATCGAGAAGATGGTCGACCGCCTGGAGACGCGCCTGCAGGAAAGCGGCGAGAGGGAGATTCCCACCACCACCTTAGGCGAATGGATCATGTCGGAATTGCACGGCGTCGACCAGGTGGCCTACGTCCGCTTCGCCTCGGTCTACCGCTCCTTCAAGGACATCAACGAATTCATGGAAGAACTGCAGGACCTGCTGAAAAAGTAG
- a CDS encoding deoxycytidylate deaminase, with protein MGRPSWDEYFIEITRLVAKRSTCLRRQVGAVLVKDKNILATGYNGAPSGTAHCLDIGCLREKMGIPSGERHELCRGLHAEQNAIIQAAKHGTSIEGATLYCNTMPCIICSKMVINSGIKRVVYLSGYPDQLAEEMIRESGVLVEKYEEPKP; from the coding sequence ATGGGCCGTCCGAGTTGGGATGAATATTTCATCGAAATCACACGCCTGGTAGCCAAACGCTCCACCTGTCTCAGGCGGCAGGTGGGGGCGGTGCTGGTCAAGGACAAGAACATCCTTGCCACCGGTTACAACGGTGCACCCTCCGGGACCGCCCATTGCCTCGACATAGGCTGCCTCAGGGAGAAGATGGGGATCCCGTCCGGCGAGCGCCACGAGCTTTGCCGCGGTCTCCACGCCGAGCAAAACGCCATCATACAGGCGGCGAAGCACGGCACCTCCATCGAGGGCGCGACCCTTTACTGCAACACCATGCCCTGCATCATCTGCTCGAAGATGGTGATCAACTCCGGCATCAAGCGCGTGGTGTACCTTTCGGGATATCCCGACCAGTTGGCCGAGGAGATGATCCGTGAATCCGGTGTCCTCGTCGAGAAATACGAGGAGCCCAAGCCATGA
- a CDS encoding Tex family protein, with translation MHATDTPQLLEIIVEESGLPRGGVLQTVALLNEGGTVPFIARYRKEQTGELDEVQIRQIEDLLIYHRELSERKVTVLKSIEEQGKLTPELSARIASCRKKTDLEDLYLPYKPKRRTKATIAREKRLEPLAELIAAQELTTGSPAEAAAPFINAELGVPDAEAALEGAAHIIAEQLSENADLRGMVRDLTREQGIFGSLLIGEGADKDGKFRMYYDYQEPLKSIPSHRMLAMRRGEKEDVLRLALLAPEEEIVGRLKGALVKRESIFKGILEAAAADAYKRLIAPSIEVELRLEAKTRADEAAIAVFAQNLKNLLLLPPAGGRRVLGIDPGLRTGCKLAAISETGRFLEHVTIYPHTGGAKAEAAGAELAGMVQRNDCLLIAIGNGTGGRETEIFVRDALRKAGIKAETVMVNEAGASIYSASEIAREEFPELDLTVRGAISIGRRLQDPLAELVKIDPKSIGVGQYQHDVNQTLLKKALDAVVESCVNFVGVDLNSASWALLSYVAGLSERQGRAIVRHRDEQGAFASRQSLLKVARFGPKAFEQAAGFLRIRGGENPLDNTAVHPENYAVVEKMAADLGVSLSQLVADPGLSAGIRIERYVTDTIGIPTLRDILAELKKPGRDPREQFQSASFREDVVTIADLKEGMILQGVVTNVAAFGAFVDIGVHQDGLVHVSQLSHRFTKDPNDAVKVGEIVKVKLLSADPERKRISLSIKQAEPEKAPKSAEVRKPQPKEKPVNEQSAWEKAGFRVKK, from the coding sequence ATGCACGCAACAGACACACCTCAATTGCTTGAAATCATAGTCGAAGAAAGCGGGCTGCCGCGCGGCGGCGTGCTCCAGACGGTGGCACTTTTGAACGAGGGGGGAACGGTTCCCTTCATCGCGCGATACCGGAAGGAGCAGACCGGAGAACTGGACGAGGTCCAGATCCGCCAGATCGAGGACCTGCTGATCTATCACCGCGAGCTGTCCGAGCGCAAGGTGACGGTGCTGAAAAGTATCGAGGAGCAGGGAAAGCTCACCCCGGAGCTTTCGGCTCGCATCGCGAGCTGCCGCAAGAAGACCGACCTGGAAGACCTGTACCTCCCCTACAAGCCGAAGCGCCGCACCAAGGCCACCATCGCGCGGGAGAAGAGGCTGGAGCCCCTGGCAGAACTGATCGCGGCGCAGGAGTTGACCACGGGAAGCCCGGCTGAGGCGGCGGCTCCTTTTATCAACGCCGAGTTGGGCGTACCCGACGCAGAGGCCGCCCTGGAAGGGGCTGCACACATCATCGCCGAGCAGTTGAGCGAGAACGCGGACTTGCGCGGCATGGTGCGCGACCTTACCAGGGAGCAGGGGATATTCGGCTCGCTGCTGATCGGCGAAGGGGCCGACAAAGACGGCAAGTTCCGGATGTACTACGACTACCAGGAGCCGCTGAAGTCGATACCGTCCCACCGCATGCTCGCCATGCGGCGCGGCGAAAAGGAAGACGTCTTAAGGCTCGCCCTGCTGGCGCCGGAAGAGGAGATCGTCGGGAGGCTGAAGGGGGCGTTGGTCAAACGGGAGAGCATCTTCAAGGGGATCCTGGAAGCGGCGGCAGCCGACGCCTACAAGCGGCTCATCGCCCCCTCGATCGAGGTGGAACTGCGGCTTGAGGCAAAGACCCGCGCAGACGAGGCGGCCATCGCCGTTTTCGCGCAGAACCTGAAGAACCTTTTGCTCCTGCCGCCGGCCGGAGGGAGGCGGGTGCTGGGGATCGACCCGGGCCTTAGAACCGGCTGCAAGCTCGCCGCGATCAGCGAGACCGGGCGCTTTCTGGAGCATGTCACCATCTACCCGCACACAGGCGGAGCCAAGGCGGAGGCGGCCGGCGCCGAACTGGCGGGGATGGTGCAGCGCAACGACTGCCTTCTCATTGCCATAGGCAACGGCACCGGGGGGCGCGAGACCGAGATCTTCGTGCGCGACGCATTGAGGAAGGCGGGGATAAAGGCGGAGACGGTGATGGTGAACGAGGCGGGCGCCAGCATCTACTCCGCCTCGGAGATCGCCAGGGAGGAGTTCCCCGAACTCGACCTGACCGTCCGCGGCGCCATATCCATCGGCCGCAGGCTACAGGACCCGCTCGCCGAACTGGTGAAGATCGACCCCAAGAGCATCGGGGTGGGCCAGTACCAGCACGACGTGAACCAGACCCTGCTGAAAAAGGCGCTGGACGCGGTGGTGGAATCCTGCGTCAACTTCGTCGGCGTCGACTTGAACAGCGCCTCGTGGGCCCTGCTCTCCTACGTCGCCGGCCTCTCGGAAAGGCAGGGGCGGGCCATCGTCAGGCACAGGGACGAGCAAGGAGCCTTCGCGTCGCGGCAGTCGCTCCTAAAGGTCGCGCGCTTCGGTCCGAAGGCGTTCGAGCAGGCGGCGGGCTTTTTACGGATCCGGGGTGGGGAGAACCCGCTGGACAATACTGCGGTACACCCGGAGAACTACGCGGTGGTCGAGAAGATGGCGGCTGACCTCGGGGTGAGCCTGTCGCAACTGGTGGCGGACCCGGGTCTTTCGGCCGGAATCAGGATCGAGCGCTACGTGACCGACACCATCGGCATTCCGACGCTGCGCGATATCCTGGCGGAGCTTAAGAAACCGGGGCGCGACCCGCGCGAGCAGTTCCAGAGCGCGAGCTTCAGAGAGGACGTGGTGACCATCGCCGACCTGAAGGAGGGGATGATCCTGCAGGGGGTGGTGACCAACGTCGCCGCCTTCGGCGCCTTCGTGGACATCGGGGTACACCAGGACGGGCTGGTACACGTAAGCCAGCTCTCGCACCGCTTTACCAAGGACCCCAACGATGCAGTCAAGGTCGGGGAGATCGTGAAGGTAAAGCTGCTTTCGGCTGATCCGGAGAGAAAGAGGATCTCGCTCTCGATCAAGCAGGCGGAGCCCGAGAAGGCGCCGAAGAGCGCCGAAGTCAGGAAGCCGCAGCCCAAAGAAAAGCCGGTGAACGAGCAGTCGGCGTGGGAAAAGGCGGGGTTCAGGGTGAAGAAATAA
- a CDS encoding phosphatase PAP2 family protein yields the protein MITAFAIFCLDVPLATFVKNHLYANTSWSKLTSDMPDLLLVMVLFSMLASLSAYLVRSRRGLYDATTFFCQLVLWVAPLSYLAKMVLKIAFGRINTRYWLQHPDLYGFYFFQMRERCDGFPSGHMLVIVAIIAAVWRFYPKTRPLCLLTGTLLGCALIATNYHFLSDVIAGASIGIALEAICCRLLIREPLQLPADRC from the coding sequence TTGATCACTGCGTTTGCTATCTTCTGCCTCGATGTACCTCTGGCGACGTTCGTAAAGAACCATCTCTACGCCAACACTTCGTGGTCGAAGCTCACTTCCGACATGCCGGACTTGCTGCTGGTGATGGTGCTCTTTTCCATGCTGGCTTCACTGTCGGCATACCTGGTGAGGTCGAGGCGAGGCCTTTACGACGCTACCACCTTCTTCTGCCAACTGGTGCTGTGGGTAGCCCCACTGTCTTACCTGGCCAAGATGGTGCTGAAGATCGCCTTCGGTCGCATCAACACCAGGTATTGGCTGCAGCATCCGGATCTTTACGGCTTCTACTTCTTCCAGATGCGGGAGAGGTGCGACGGCTTCCCCTCCGGCCACATGCTCGTCATAGTCGCCATCATTGCCGCCGTCTGGCGCTTTTACCCCAAGACCCGCCCCCTTTGCCTCTTAACTGGCACCCTCCTTGGCTGCGCCCTGATCGCGACCAACTATCACTTTCTGAGCGACGTTATTGCCGGTGCTTCCATAGGGATCGCGCTGGAGGCGATATGCTGCCGCCTGCTGATACGCGAGCCGCTGCAACTCCCCGCGGACCGCTGCTGA
- a CDS encoding DUF2325 domain-containing protein — protein MCIALIGGMDRLGKHYQEEAERAGISLQVFSSSQTNIAAKLRKADAMVIFTNKVSHRVKIEAMQVAKAMDIPVFMHHACGVCTFRNCLKCIANRQQ, from the coding sequence ATGTGCATAGCTCTTATTGGCGGCATGGACCGCTTAGGCAAACATTATCAGGAAGAGGCGGAGCGGGCGGGCATCTCGCTGCAGGTATTCAGCAGCTCCCAGACCAACATCGCAGCCAAGCTCAGGAAAGCCGACGCTATGGTCATCTTCACCAACAAGGTGTCGCACCGGGTGAAGATTGAGGCGATGCAGGTGGCGAAGGCGATGGACATCCCTGTCTTCATGCACCATGCCTGCGGAGTCTGCACCTTCAGAAATTGCCTGAAGTGCATCGCAAACCGGCAACAGTGA
- a CDS encoding DUF3793 family protein encodes MAAIGKREDRRWAQTEPTVAAVAARSARPGWQDFSPLYTEDRDCLASFLALELAEVLQEAKPANLVCLANKRRSCGRNLYLLWKEHGQALIEASGLKVRVLADRGSSVLLLLYSQSALGALLDQKSVRVILQKAGYPEPDRFEAVLSELEHRVEGEGFPHEIGVFLGYPLKDVVGFMGWAPLSFTCQGPWKIFGNPVPSLELAENHRKCRCDMSLQLASGCNPLDCLKGTAHRAESTPNQQLFISAA; translated from the coding sequence ATGGCTGCAATAGGGAAGAGGGAAGATCGTCGTTGGGCACAGACGGAACCGACTGTGGCAGCGGTTGCTGCACGCTCGGCAAGACCTGGTTGGCAGGATTTCTCCCCGCTTTATACCGAAGACCGCGACTGTCTCGCCTCTTTCCTGGCATTGGAGCTGGCCGAGGTGCTGCAGGAAGCCAAGCCCGCCAACCTCGTCTGCCTCGCCAACAAGCGCCGCTCCTGCGGACGGAACCTGTACCTGCTCTGGAAGGAGCATGGCCAGGCGCTCATCGAGGCCAGCGGGCTGAAGGTGCGTGTGTTGGCCGACCGTGGTAGCTCGGTGCTTCTGCTGCTTTACTCACAGTCCGCGTTGGGGGCTTTGCTGGATCAAAAAAGCGTACGTGTGATTCTGCAAAAGGCGGGATATCCCGAGCCGGACCGGTTCGAAGCGGTGCTGTCGGAACTGGAGCACCGGGTCGAGGGAGAGGGGTTCCCCCACGAGATCGGCGTGTTCCTTGGCTACCCGCTGAAGGACGTGGTGGGGTTCATGGGATGGGCACCGCTCTCTTTCACCTGCCAGGGCCCCTGGAAGATCTTCGGAAACCCCGTGCCCAGCCTGGAACTGGCGGAAAATCATCGCAAGTGCCGCTGCGACATGTCGCTGCAGCTCGCTTCCGGTTGCAATCCGCTCGACTGCCTGAAGGGGACAGCACACCGTGCTGAATCGACGCCGAACCAGCAGCTTTTTATATCAGCAGCTTGA
- a CDS encoding DUF4123 domain-containing protein, with the protein MKNITLNALKTELFSGEPATVFAILDGATVSGLTQYLSTFSPRHVCLYPGELDPDMAEVAPYLALLEPDAAFTDWLLRYGWGRGWGIYGKTASRFSELRSHFRRLAKVADQTTGRALYFRFYDPKVLQLYLLGCSPPELHQYFGPVQQYLVEDDEPTRLTRMHLVDNELRQDSLSFG; encoded by the coding sequence ATGAAAAACATCACGCTGAATGCCTTGAAAACAGAGCTCTTCTCCGGCGAGCCCGCCACCGTCTTTGCCATCCTGGATGGGGCGACGGTTTCTGGCCTGACGCAGTATCTGTCAACCTTCAGTCCTCGGCACGTCTGCCTATACCCCGGTGAATTGGACCCTGATATGGCGGAGGTAGCTCCCTATCTTGCGTTATTGGAGCCCGATGCCGCGTTTACCGACTGGCTTTTGCGCTACGGGTGGGGGAGGGGATGGGGGATCTACGGGAAAACCGCCAGCCGGTTCAGTGAACTGCGCAGCCACTTCAGGCGCCTGGCGAAGGTGGCGGATCAGACGACAGGCAGGGCGCTTTACTTTCGATTTTACGACCCGAAGGTGCTGCAACTCTACTTGCTTGGGTGCAGCCCTCCTGAATTGCACCAATACTTCGGTCCGGTGCAGCAGTACCTCGTCGAGGATGACGAGCCGACCCGGCTGACCAGGATGCACCTGGTCGATAACGAGCTGCGACAGGACTCTTTATCCTTCGGATAG
- a CDS encoding type VI secretion system Vgr family protein, with translation MAYTQENKLISIVTPLGPDVLLLTAFSGAESISKMFNFELSMVSENHGVSFDGIIGKGVTVTIQLADGGKRYLNGIISSFSQGRGGGGEGTDARFSYYRATIVPWLWVLTKRSDCRIFQNQSAVEIVQEVFKGHGFSNFRLELRSSYTPREFCVQYRETDYNFVSRLLEEEGIFYFFVHEAGKHTLVLADTPGAHKPCPGQNTASCQLSASAVRDKDVITSFEITRQLGASKYIINDFNFKVPKAGLAVEVKGTDKRQVGNREIYEQPGGYDNKAAGDSLAKVRMEEDEAHSIEIAGTSDCRSFTSGFRFTLKEHPRKDLNAQDYLLVSLQHQATEGYGDAGGASYENSFNCLPYNVPYRPRRHSPKPVIHGTQTAIVVGPPGEEIYTDEYGRVKVQFHWDRAGKSDDKSSCWIRVSQTWTGNGWGALQVPRVGQEVVVDFLEGDPDRPIIVGQLYNGVNLPPYSLPAHKTKSCTKSHSSPKGEGFNEIRFEDKKGEEQLFIHAEKQQDNRVKGDSLEWVGEDRHLIVVRDQYRQVSGDQHFTVAGDRNEKVTGTVSITVGADLQQKIGGKHALAAGEEIHLKAGTRLIVESGTRISLKVGGSFIDIGPAGVSIVGPSVLINQGGTAGFGSGASPDLPRPPKEADRSVAAKAEGTMRGKPPEVGAQAASLRSAAGDHKMFCNV, from the coding sequence ATGGCCTACACGCAGGAAAATAAACTTATCTCTATAGTGACTCCGCTGGGCCCTGACGTGTTGTTACTGACGGCATTTAGCGGAGCAGAAAGCATCTCGAAGATGTTCAACTTCGAGCTCTCGATGGTCTCTGAAAACCATGGAGTTTCTTTCGATGGGATCATCGGCAAAGGCGTGACCGTTACCATCCAATTGGCAGACGGCGGCAAGCGTTACCTCAACGGAATCATCTCCAGCTTCTCGCAAGGCAGAGGCGGAGGAGGAGAGGGGACCGACGCGAGGTTCAGCTACTACCGCGCCACCATAGTCCCTTGGTTATGGGTGCTGACCAAAAGGTCCGACTGCAGGATTTTTCAAAACCAGTCGGCGGTTGAGATCGTGCAGGAAGTATTCAAAGGCCACGGTTTCAGCAACTTCCGCCTTGAGCTTCGTTCCAGTTACACCCCCCGTGAATTCTGCGTCCAATACCGTGAAACCGACTACAATTTCGTCTCGCGCCTGCTTGAGGAGGAAGGCATCTTTTACTTCTTCGTGCACGAGGCCGGCAAGCACACGCTGGTACTTGCCGACACTCCCGGAGCACATAAGCCATGCCCCGGGCAAAATACCGCGTCCTGCCAACTAAGCGCCAGTGCCGTCAGGGATAAGGATGTGATCACCTCGTTTGAAATCACCAGGCAACTCGGCGCCTCCAAGTACATCATCAACGACTTCAACTTCAAAGTACCGAAAGCAGGTCTCGCTGTCGAAGTGAAGGGGACGGACAAACGACAGGTCGGGAATCGCGAGATCTATGAACAGCCGGGAGGCTATGACAACAAAGCGGCCGGCGATTCATTGGCGAAAGTGCGTATGGAAGAAGATGAAGCGCATTCTATAGAGATCGCCGGTACTAGTGACTGCCGCAGTTTTACCTCCGGTTTCCGGTTCACCCTCAAAGAGCATCCTCGCAAAGATCTGAACGCACAAGATTACCTACTGGTGTCGTTGCAACATCAGGCAACCGAAGGGTACGGAGATGCCGGCGGGGCTTCCTACGAGAACAGCTTCAATTGCCTGCCTTACAATGTCCCCTACCGCCCGCGTCGCCATTCACCCAAGCCTGTCATCCATGGCACCCAGACCGCAATCGTTGTCGGGCCGCCAGGAGAAGAGATCTACACCGACGAATACGGCAGAGTCAAGGTGCAGTTCCACTGGGACCGAGCTGGGAAAAGCGACGACAAAAGTTCCTGCTGGATCAGGGTGAGCCAGACCTGGACAGGGAACGGTTGGGGAGCGCTCCAGGTACCTCGCGTAGGTCAAGAGGTTGTGGTGGATTTTCTGGAAGGGGATCCCGACCGCCCCATCATAGTCGGGCAGCTCTACAACGGGGTGAACCTGCCGCCGTACTCCCTGCCTGCGCACAAAACAAAAAGCTGCACCAAATCGCACTCCTCCCCCAAGGGTGAGGGCTTCAACGAAATCCGGTTCGAGGACAAAAAAGGTGAGGAGCAGCTCTTCATTCACGCGGAAAAGCAGCAGGACAACCGGGTAAAAGGTGACTCCCTGGAATGGGTGGGGGAGGATCGTCATCTGATCGTAGTGAGGGACCAGTACCGGCAGGTTTCAGGAGACCAGCATTTCACTGTGGCAGGAGACCGCAACGAGAAAGTGACGGGAACAGTATCAATCACCGTCGGCGCAGACCTGCAGCAAAAGATCGGCGGAAAACATGCGCTGGCCGCAGGAGAGGAGATCCATCTCAAAGCCGGGACGAGACTTATCGTTGAGTCAGGGACCAGGATCTCTCTCAAGGTCGGCGGCAGTTTCATCGACATCGGCCCGGCCGGTGTGAGCATAGTCGGGCCCTCAGTCCTCATCAACCAGGGGGGGACAGCCGGGTTCGGTTCCGGAGCAAGTCCCGACCTGCCGCGGCCGCCGAAAGAGGCGGACAGATCCGTTGCCGCAAAAGCTGAAGGGACCATGCGCGGCAAACCGCCAGAAGTAGGCGCCCAGGCGGCATCACTTAGATCGGCAGCAGGAGACCACAAGATGTTTTGCAATGTCTGA
- a CDS encoding ankyrin repeat domain-containing protein: MLTSFFSGSWSCFKLIGVFFMMTTYANAGPSFRLNSPQYYFNDPKTLELLGAALKGDTAKTKDCVGKGANPNDEGPVDNDYKRLRLLHYAIAAKNPGAVGILIDVGADPEMVALGNGAAFQFVSTLEDMDMLNFLLDLCPISTLSRISIKKLMFDSVIQPCLPCLDVLLKRGVPIDFPDDAEYTVLMRAMDCQDYDMAQWLVSRGASVQVEAYNGMTPAYLIQFHLNKYKVGSPTYNKVLRLKEMMQERGAVFPPLTPAEVRAKRGIKEDPRLYQH; this comes from the coding sequence ATGTTGACTTCTTTCTTTAGTGGCTCATGGAGCTGTTTTAAACTAATAGGAGTTTTTTTTATGATGACAACCTATGCAAATGCAGGGCCTTCCTTCAGGTTGAATTCGCCGCAGTACTATTTCAACGATCCAAAAACACTGGAGCTGTTGGGTGCGGCTTTGAAAGGCGATACTGCAAAGACTAAAGACTGTGTCGGGAAGGGAGCCAATCCGAACGATGAGGGGCCAGTAGACAATGATTACAAGCGCCTACGCCTGTTGCACTATGCTATTGCAGCGAAGAACCCTGGCGCCGTTGGGATTTTAATAGATGTGGGGGCTGATCCTGAAATGGTCGCACTTGGTAATGGGGCAGCATTTCAGTTCGTGAGCACACTTGAGGATATGGACATGTTGAACTTTCTTCTTGATCTTTGTCCAATCAGTACATTGTCAAGGATAAGTATAAAAAAATTGATGTTCGACTCGGTCATCCAGCCTTGTCTTCCCTGTCTGGATGTTCTCCTAAAACGTGGTGTACCAATCGATTTTCCTGACGATGCCGAGTATACGGTATTGATGCGGGCAATGGATTGTCAGGACTACGACATGGCTCAGTGGCTTGTGTCGCGCGGTGCCTCCGTACAAGTAGAGGCTTATAACGGCATGACCCCGGCTTATTTGATTCAGTTTCACCTGAATAAGTACAAGGTCGGCAGCCCCACCTATAACAAGGTGCTTCGTTTAAAGGAAATGATGCAAGAGCGAGGCGCTGTTTTCCCTCCACTTACACCTGCAGAAGTAAGGGCAAAGCGGGGAATAAAAGAAGATCCAAGATTGTATCAGCACTAA
- the tssG gene encoding type VI secretion system baseplate subunit TssG produces MHSAGTEECPKIRKRLLLEFHRYSFFQAVNYLERSRLEGRDLGQALSPKEEPVRFRARTGFSFPASDIANLEEGRDGAPPQMEVAFMGVVGPSGTLPNWYHELALERGRAKDPAMIAFYDLFHHRLISLFYLVWKRSRVMPGKKSDHSDRFSNYLLNIIGLGTPGLAGVCSPGGVPLFFCGQISRNIPTAGMVAAVVQYQLGLAAEVEQFVPRLITLEPEDRTIIGEGNCELGKNASCGGEVWESQTTFRLCLGPMSLREFNDMLPGGGRLTSLVAFVRYLVGVEYEFEVRLVLKKEEVPTLMLGEAGPDAPRLGWSMWMKAPGTTLSDDPYVTLREVYATSH; encoded by the coding sequence ATGCATTCAGCCGGGACCGAAGAGTGTCCAAAAATAAGAAAGCGCCTGTTGCTGGAGTTTCACCGCTACTCCTTTTTCCAGGCGGTGAATTATCTGGAACGAAGCCGGTTGGAGGGGCGCGATCTCGGGCAGGCCTTGAGTCCGAAAGAGGAGCCGGTCCGCTTCCGCGCCCGCACCGGCTTTTCGTTTCCCGCCAGCGACATAGCGAACCTGGAGGAGGGAAGGGACGGAGCTCCCCCGCAGATGGAAGTGGCGTTTATGGGAGTGGTCGGGCCGTCGGGAACGCTTCCTAACTGGTACCACGAACTGGCGCTGGAGCGGGGTCGGGCGAAGGACCCGGCGATGATAGCCTTTTACGATCTCTTCCATCACCGGCTCATCTCGCTGTTTTACCTTGTCTGGAAGCGAAGTCGTGTCATGCCTGGCAAGAAGAGTGACCATTCGGACCGCTTTTCCAACTATCTCCTCAACATCATCGGGCTGGGAACACCGGGACTAGCCGGGGTCTGCTCTCCTGGGGGGGTACCGCTTTTTTTCTGTGGACAGATCTCCCGAAACATCCCCACCGCTGGAATGGTAGCTGCGGTGGTGCAGTACCAGCTAGGCCTGGCGGCGGAAGTGGAGCAGTTCGTCCCCAGGCTGATCACTTTGGAGCCGGAGGACAGGACGATCATTGGAGAAGGCAATTGCGAGCTTGGTAAAAATGCGAGCTGCGGCGGCGAAGTATGGGAGAGCCAGACAACCTTCCGCCTCTGTCTCGGTCCCATGTCGCTTCGAGAGTTCAACGACATGCTCCCCGGGGGGGGAAGGCTAACCTCGTTAGTCGCGTTTGTCAGGTATCTGGTAGGCGTGGAGTACGAGTTCGAGGTGCGGCTGGTTTTAAAGAAGGAAGAAGTCCCAACGTTGATGCTGGGAGAAGCAGGACCGGATGCGCCAAGGCTTGGCTGGTCCATGTGGATGAAGGCGCCGGGGACGACGCTGTCTGACGATCCTTACGTGACACTGCGGGAAGTCTATGCAACCAGCCACTGA